In the genome of Cucurbita pepo subsp. pepo cultivar mu-cu-16 unplaced genomic scaffold, ASM280686v2 Cp4.1_scaffold004751, whole genome shotgun sequence, the window CCATAAATACTAGAAATCATACAATTCAGCAACATGTAGATAGTTATCATCCAATGTGGAACTATAGCACAGAACACCAGTCCATTTCGAAATGCAAGGGTCTCCTCTGTTCCAGTTGCTCAAATTCCCATTAGGATCCAACAAACTTCTCTTGATCTCGAGCAGAGCGTCcactgaaaataaaaagaaaggatgATCGAAATTTAAACGAAGAGATAGTGTTAGATCATAATTGGTCCATGAGCTTCTGAGTTCTACTAAAAATTGACTGTATATCCAGAAATTGACGGGAATTGAACCGGGATCCACAACATAGTAGGAAGAATTAGCCATAAATACTAAACTACAGCATCTATTGCATTAGAACATAACTGTA includes:
- the LOC111787071 gene encoding probable LRR receptor-like serine/threonine-protein kinase At1g06840, with protein sequence MCRAQEWAYAALLLLCFSSSVLLVGAAKAVTRPSEVDALLEIKRSLLDPNGNLSNWNRGDPCISKWTGVLCYSSTLDDNYLHVAELYDF